One Pseudoalteromonas undina genomic region harbors:
- a CDS encoding NAD(P)/FAD-dependent oxidoreductase, which produces MKKIAIIGTGVSGLTCGHLLHKHYDVTLFEKNDYIGGHTATVDVNHSGINYAVDTGFIVFNDRTYPYFEKLLERIGVKRKPTQMSFSVHNEATGFEYNGHTFTSLFAQRRNIVRPKFWRLLYDIVRFNKLCKALYEKGQYTEQSLGELLQQHRFNDFFKYHYILPMGAAIWSTSIKEMENVGVEFFVKFFFNHGLLDITNRPQWYVIPGGSREYIKPLIAGFADKIQLNTDIKSVTRDEQGATITFADGQQALFDKVIFACHSDQALALLGDACEQENKVLGAIPYTENSVVLHTDVSLLPDRKAAWASWNYLLNNNTDKAAVVTYQMNILQGIESDTQFCVTLNHLEGINQSKILREFTYHHPVFNQQSIAAQQLKNTVDGQNNTYFCGAYWYNGFHEDGVRSAVDVAKQLGVEFD; this is translated from the coding sequence TTGAAAAAAATAGCAATAATTGGGACTGGTGTATCAGGTTTAACTTGCGGACACCTATTGCATAAGCATTATGATGTCACACTATTTGAAAAGAATGATTATATTGGTGGCCATACTGCCACGGTTGATGTAAATCACAGCGGCATTAACTACGCAGTTGATACCGGTTTTATCGTATTTAACGATAGAACATACCCTTACTTTGAAAAGCTGCTTGAGCGTATTGGTGTAAAACGTAAACCGACCCAAATGAGCTTTAGTGTTCATAATGAAGCAACTGGCTTTGAGTATAACGGGCATACATTTACTAGTTTGTTTGCTCAGCGCAGAAACATAGTGAGACCTAAGTTTTGGCGTCTTTTGTACGATATTGTGCGCTTTAACAAACTGTGCAAGGCTTTGTATGAAAAAGGCCAATACACTGAGCAATCACTTGGTGAGTTGCTACAACAGCATCGCTTTAATGACTTTTTTAAATACCACTATATTTTGCCAATGGGTGCAGCTATTTGGTCGACAAGCATTAAAGAAATGGAAAACGTGGGCGTAGAATTTTTTGTAAAATTCTTTTTTAACCATGGTTTATTAGACATTACCAATAGGCCGCAATGGTATGTTATTCCGGGAGGCTCTCGTGAATACATTAAGCCGTTGATAGCTGGTTTTGCTGATAAAATACAGTTAAACACTGACATTAAATCGGTAACCAGAGACGAGCAGGGAGCCACCATTACATTTGCTGATGGTCAGCAAGCCCTGTTTGATAAGGTTATTTTTGCGTGTCATTCAGATCAAGCGTTAGCGTTACTCGGTGATGCCTGCGAGCAAGAAAATAAGGTGTTGGGTGCTATTCCATACACTGAGAACTCGGTGGTATTGCATACCGATGTTTCATTATTACCAGATAGGAAAGCAGCGTGGGCGAGCTGGAATTACTTACTAAATAATAATACCGACAAAGCCGCTGTTGTTACTTATCAAATGAATATACTTCAAGGGATAGAGTCTGATACCCAATTTTGTGTCACTTTAAATCACTTAGAAGGGATTAATCAAAGTAAGATTTTACGTGAGTTTACTTATCACCATCCTGTGTTCAATCAACAATCTATTGCTGCTCAACAGCTGAAAAATACGGTTGACGGGCAAAACAATACTTATTTCTGTGGGGCTTATTGGTATAACGGCTTTCATGAGGATGGTGTGCGCAGTGCCGTCGATGTTGCAAAACAACTTGGAGTAGAGTTTGACTAA
- a CDS encoding DUF1365 domain-containing protein — protein MTNAVYLGDVKHRRFAVKHHAFNYPLYMMWVDLNNTHALNGVHKQLGTSGFKALKFEQSDYLKGLPDSHHQPIIERAHAQLAQLGVDEKFSHVYLLGQLRCLGIYFSPVNFYFFGQQNNEFSYMVAEVSNTPWNERHYYLVPLQKKVNFKKVFSVSPFMNLDMNYHWTVRQKKDNILIRIENKRDEELLFDASLRLQRQPLCNKQMSKLLKRFPAMTWSIFRGIYYQAFKLFVKKVPFLGHSGKL, from the coding sequence TTGACTAATGCAGTGTATTTAGGCGATGTAAAGCATCGCCGTTTTGCTGTAAAACATCATGCGTTTAATTACCCACTTTATATGATGTGGGTTGATTTAAATAATACTCATGCGCTTAATGGCGTCCATAAGCAGCTTGGAACTTCAGGGTTTAAAGCATTGAAGTTTGAGCAATCTGATTATTTAAAAGGGTTACCCGATAGTCATCATCAGCCCATCATAGAGCGTGCTCATGCGCAGCTAGCCCAGTTAGGGGTAGATGAGAAATTTAGCCATGTGTACCTGCTAGGGCAATTACGCTGTTTGGGGATTTATTTTAGTCCAGTTAACTTTTACTTTTTTGGCCAACAAAACAATGAGTTTAGCTATATGGTGGCCGAGGTGAGTAATACCCCATGGAATGAGCGACATTACTACTTGGTTCCACTACAAAAAAAAGTGAACTTTAAGAAAGTATTTTCCGTATCACCCTTTATGAATTTGGATATGAACTATCATTGGACTGTTCGTCAAAAGAAAGACAATATACTGATACGTATAGAAAATAAGCGCGATGAAGAACTACTTTTCGATGCATCGTTAAGGTTACAGCGTCAACCCTTGTGCAATAAACAAATGAGCAAGTTGTTGAAGCGCTTTCCTGCGATGACATGGTCTATTTTCAGAGGTATTTACTATCAGGCATTTAAGTTGTTTGTTAAAAAAGTCCCATTTTTAGGTCATTCAGGCAAACTTTAA
- a CDS encoding SAM-dependent methyltransferase: MEKVSSLRVQERTSWFTNFYKKLVFKAFSSIETGQIVLVENNQQSVFGDASSELKVTVTVNDNAMYKAFALSGSVGAGESYILGQWQCDNLTRLIEIFAINQDQLDAFEKKFAFFSNIAHRINHIKNKNSHAGSKKNIVAHYDLGNDLYESFLSKEMLYSSAVYPSKDASLEQAQQYKLQRICEQVELQQGDTVIEIGTGWGAFAIYAATHYDCHVTTTTISDEQHDYVANKINQLGLENKITLLKQDYRLLTGKYDKLVSIEMIEAVGHEYLPSFFTKCGELLKDNGAMLIQAITISDQRYQHYLKNSDFIQQYIFPGGCLPSLNEMSEQIKNNTDMNIHTINDIGAHYARTLADWRERFIASWPKLDSDKFDDRFYRLWLFYLAYCEGAFRTRATSTVHLMARKPRFTSSNDEIALAY; encoded by the coding sequence ATGGAAAAGGTATCGAGCTTACGCGTTCAGGAACGCACCAGTTGGTTTACTAATTTTTATAAAAAGTTAGTGTTTAAAGCGTTCTCGTCAATTGAAACAGGTCAGATAGTGTTGGTTGAGAATAACCAACAGTCTGTATTTGGGGATGCGTCTTCAGAGCTGAAAGTTACTGTCACCGTTAACGACAATGCCATGTATAAAGCGTTCGCTCTTTCTGGTAGCGTGGGTGCGGGTGAGTCTTACATTTTAGGGCAATGGCAATGTGATAATTTAACTCGGTTAATCGAAATTTTTGCGATTAACCAAGATCAACTAGATGCATTTGAAAAAAAGTTCGCGTTTTTTAGCAACATCGCTCACCGTATAAACCACATAAAAAACAAGAACTCACATGCGGGTTCAAAAAAGAATATTGTCGCTCACTATGACTTAGGAAATGATTTATACGAGTCTTTTTTAAGTAAAGAAATGCTTTATTCGAGTGCAGTCTACCCAAGTAAAGATGCTAGCTTAGAACAAGCACAGCAGTACAAGCTACAACGTATATGCGAACAAGTTGAGCTACAACAAGGCGACACTGTTATTGAAATTGGCACCGGGTGGGGCGCGTTTGCTATTTATGCCGCTACTCATTATGACTGCCATGTAACCACCACAACCATCTCTGACGAACAACACGATTATGTTGCTAATAAAATTAACCAGCTTGGGCTTGAAAATAAAATAACCTTGCTCAAGCAAGATTATCGCTTATTGACTGGCAAATACGATAAGTTAGTTTCAATCGAGATGATAGAAGCCGTTGGGCATGAATACTTACCCAGCTTTTTTACTAAGTGCGGTGAGTTATTGAAAGACAACGGTGCTATGCTTATTCAAGCAATTACGATTAGTGACCAGCGTTATCAACACTATTTAAAAAATTCAGACTTTATACAACAGTATATTTTCCCCGGTGGGTGTTTGCCTTCGCTTAACGAAATGAGTGAACAAATTAAAAATAACACCGACATGAATATTCACACCATAAACGACATTGGTGCTCACTATGCCCGCACTCTTGCTGATTGGCGAGAGCGTTTTATTGCCAGCTGGCCAAAGCTTGATAGCGATAAGTTTGATGATCGTTTCTATCGTTTATGGCTTTTTTACCTTGCTTATTGCGAGGGCGCATTTAGAACCCGAGCAACCAGTACCGTGCATTTAATGGCACGCAAACCCCGCTTTACGAGTAGTAATGATGAGATTGCACTCGCTTATTAA
- a CDS encoding DUF2878 domain-containing protein, giving the protein MRLHSLINFALFQVVWFMCLLLEQHAIVYSAVVIALMFYLSAQKKQDALLVLKALPLALLCEFIAVQLGLFEFKVDPLPFWLVFLWVALLLCINTSMSFLTNLKPWQAFAVCLLFAPGSYWAGSRFEVLELGMPLWQFWPLYGALWAATFTFILFLNGKIGEFVKQ; this is encoded by the coding sequence ATGAGATTGCACTCGCTTATTAATTTTGCGCTGTTTCAAGTAGTGTGGTTTATGTGCCTGCTACTTGAACAGCATGCAATTGTATACTCTGCTGTAGTCATCGCTTTGATGTTTTACTTATCAGCACAAAAAAAACAAGATGCTTTGCTGGTTTTAAAAGCCCTGCCACTAGCACTGTTGTGTGAGTTTATTGCGGTTCAGTTAGGGTTATTCGAATTTAAAGTCGATCCTCTGCCATTTTGGTTGGTGTTTTTATGGGTCGCATTGTTGCTGTGTATCAATACCTCTATGTCGTTTCTGACAAACCTTAAACCATGGCAAGCATTTGCTGTGTGTTTATTATTTGCCCCTGGCAGTTATTGGGCCGGCTCACGATTTGAGGTATTAGAGTTAGGGATGCCACTGTGGCAGTTTTGGCCACTTTACGGTGCTTTATGGGCTGCAACATTTACGTTTATTTTATTTTTAAACGGTAAAATAGGCGAGTTTGTTAAGCAATAA
- a CDS encoding chalcone isomerase family protein, which produces MKTLLNLLIVYALFSPVANADTQFNKVGEARMEYLFWDVYDATLYTPSGSYTAKQTPVKFTLTYLRDFDAKDIVKATNEQWQHLGKPQLSERYADKLLSIWPNIKKGESLTLLTDKQGHSIFFHNDNQIGRIDDAAFAEDFLAIWLSENTSEPSIRNQLLGI; this is translated from the coding sequence ATGAAAACGCTTTTAAATTTACTTATTGTTTATGCTTTATTTAGCCCTGTAGCTAATGCTGATACTCAGTTTAACAAGGTGGGTGAAGCACGTATGGAATACCTGTTTTGGGATGTTTATGATGCAACGCTTTATACACCTTCTGGTAGTTACACCGCTAAACAAACGCCTGTTAAATTTACCTTAACTTATTTGCGCGATTTTGACGCTAAAGACATTGTAAAAGCGACTAATGAGCAGTGGCAGCACCTAGGTAAACCTCAACTTTCAGAGCGCTATGCTGATAAATTACTCTCGATATGGCCAAATATTAAAAAAGGTGAATCGTTAACCTTGCTGACTGATAAGCAAGGACACAGTATTTTTTTCCATAACGATAACCAAATAGGTCGCATTGATGATGCCGCATTTGCTGAGGATTTTTTAGCTATTTGGTTAAGTGAAAACACCTCAGAACCATCAATTAGAAATCAACTATTAGGGATTTAA
- a CDS encoding DUF3833 domain-containing protein produces MINLKRVKVAMVLAVSFFIASCSAPSVEHYKGSEPNFDFKTFFSGDLKAYGVVQDFKGELTRKLVVDLNATWDGNKGTIEEDFVYDDGETQKRIWKITLNDDNTLTGTASDVLGIATGESDGSVFHWNYNVEIPYDGSTLEVNFDDWMYLVTNTRLINRTSIVKFGVEVGEVTLVIEKVE; encoded by the coding sequence ATGATTAATCTAAAACGCGTTAAAGTTGCCATGGTATTGGCCGTAAGCTTTTTTATTGCAAGTTGTTCAGCTCCAAGTGTTGAACATTACAAGGGTTCAGAACCAAATTTCGATTTTAAGACTTTCTTTAGTGGTGATTTGAAAGCCTATGGCGTTGTACAAGACTTTAAAGGTGAATTAACCCGAAAGCTTGTTGTTGACTTAAACGCTACATGGGATGGCAATAAGGGCACTATTGAAGAAGACTTTGTTTACGATGATGGAGAAACACAAAAACGCATTTGGAAAATTACCTTAAACGACGATAACACATTAACAGGAACAGCCTCTGATGTTTTAGGGATAGCTACAGGAGAGAGTGATGGTAGTGTGTTTCATTGGAATTATAATGTAGAGATCCCTTACGATGGCAGCACTTTAGAAGTTAATTTTGATGATTGGATGTACCTAGTAACAAATACACGCTTGATAAACCGCACGTCTATTGTTAAGTTTGGTGTTGAGGTTGGGGAAGTAACCTTAGTAATAGAAAAGGTAGAGTGA
- a CDS encoding HU family DNA-binding protein, translated as MNKAQLVEKISTDAEISKAAATRALDAFTGAVTSSLKEGNSVALVGFGTFSVKERAARTGRNPQTGAEIQISAATIPSFKPGKGLKDQVNL; from the coding sequence ATGAACAAAGCTCAACTAGTTGAAAAAATCTCTACTGACGCAGAAATCTCTAAAGCAGCCGCTACACGTGCACTTGACGCATTCACAGGCGCTGTAACTTCTTCATTAAAAGAAGGCAACTCTGTTGCATTAGTTGGTTTTGGTACTTTTTCAGTTAAAGAACGTGCTGCACGCACGGGTCGTAACCCACAAACGGGTGCAGAAATCCAAATTTCAGCAGCGACTATTCCAAGCTTTAAACCAGGTAAAGGTCTTAAAGACCAAGTAAACCTATAA
- the ilvN gene encoding acetolactate synthase small subunit gives MRRILSILLENEPGALSRIVGLFSQRAYNIDSLTVGTTDDESLSRITVTTKGDDRIVEQITKQVNKLVDVLKVVDLTDMSHIERELLLVKVFAKDETTRAAVTRVVDVFQGAILDMGRQSYSLQLVSSTDKIESFLDTLRHETDIIEVVRSGAVGIGRGDKALKAK, from the coding sequence ATGCGTCGTATATTATCTATATTATTAGAAAATGAACCTGGTGCGTTATCACGTATAGTGGGGCTTTTTTCTCAACGAGCATACAATATTGATAGCTTAACAGTGGGTACCACAGATGATGAGTCTCTTTCTCGTATTACGGTAACCACTAAAGGTGATGACAGAATTGTTGAACAAATAACAAAACAAGTAAACAAGCTGGTCGATGTGCTTAAAGTGGTTGATTTAACTGACATGAGCCACATAGAGCGTGAACTGCTGTTAGTAAAAGTATTTGCCAAAGATGAAACTACTCGTGCGGCAGTAACTCGTGTTGTTGATGTATTTCAAGGGGCTATTTTAGATATGGGTCGTCAAAGTTACAGCCTACAATTGGTAAGTAGCACCGATAAAATAGAGTCATTTTTAGATACTTTACGCCACGAGACCGACATTATTGAAGTGGTACGCTCAGGCGCAGTCGGCATTGGCCGAGGAGATAAAGCGCTTAAAGCTAAATAA
- a CDS encoding acetolactate synthase 3 large subunit, with translation MSKQEYNGSELVVKSLKELKVKYIFGYPGGSVLDLYDALFQQDDIEHILVRHEQAATHMADGYARATGEVGVVLATSGPGATNCVTGIATAYMDSIPMVVLSGQVPTSLIGDDAFQETDIVGCSRPIVKHSFNCRSASEIPNILAKAFYIASTGRPGPVVVELPKDMLNPELTFAYNFPAATELRTYNPNTKGHSKQIRKAVTAILEAKKLVIYSGGGIVLSNTSEQLTHLVESLNAPITNTLMGLGGISGVHPNFIGMLGMHGTLEANKAMANADVILALGARFDDRVTNNVQKFCPNATIVHVDVDPTSISKTIKSHIPVVGCLATVLEQLQTAIDNSPIKIDRSAQEDWWRQVISWREQKCLSYNSDGDKIKPQAVIEAIYEATNGDAYVSSDVGQHQMFAAQYYPFKHPRQWINSGGLGTMGFGLPAAMGVKLAFPDKESLCVTGDGSIQMNIQELSTCLQYNLAVKVISLNNRSLGMVRQWQDMIYGGRHSSSYMESLPDFVKLVESYGHVGIRVNTLDELQPAIDKAMSITDRLVFLDILVDEKEHVYPMQIKHGGIDEMWLRKGVKA, from the coding sequence ATGAGTAAACAAGAATATAATGGCTCTGAATTGGTTGTTAAGTCATTAAAAGAGCTAAAGGTAAAGTATATATTTGGTTATCCCGGCGGCTCAGTATTAGATTTATACGACGCACTTTTTCAGCAAGACGATATTGAGCACATTTTAGTACGCCATGAACAAGCGGCTACACACATGGCCGATGGTTACGCAAGAGCCACCGGTGAAGTAGGTGTTGTACTTGCTACATCAGGTCCCGGTGCAACAAACTGTGTAACAGGCATAGCAACTGCGTATATGGATTCTATTCCTATGGTGGTGTTATCAGGTCAAGTGCCCACAAGTCTTATTGGTGATGACGCGTTTCAAGAAACCGATATTGTTGGTTGCTCTCGCCCGATTGTAAAACATAGCTTTAATTGTAGAAGCGCGAGTGAAATTCCCAATATTCTTGCTAAAGCCTTTTATATTGCCAGCACTGGCCGCCCAGGGCCTGTGGTAGTAGAGCTTCCTAAAGACATGCTTAACCCAGAGCTAACTTTTGCTTACAACTTTCCAGCGGCAACAGAACTCAGAACCTACAACCCTAATACCAAGGGTCACTCTAAACAAATTCGTAAGGCCGTTACTGCTATTTTAGAAGCAAAAAAACTGGTTATCTACTCTGGTGGCGGTATTGTGCTTTCAAACACCTCAGAGCAACTAACTCATTTAGTCGAGTCACTTAATGCCCCTATTACCAACACGTTAATGGGACTGGGCGGTATATCGGGCGTTCACCCTAACTTTATTGGTATGTTGGGTATGCACGGCACATTAGAAGCCAATAAAGCGATGGCCAATGCCGATGTTATTTTAGCACTTGGCGCACGATTCGATGATCGGGTTACTAATAATGTTCAAAAATTCTGCCCAAATGCCACTATTGTCCATGTCGATGTTGATCCAACCTCTATTTCTAAAACCATTAAATCACATATTCCTGTTGTTGGCTGTTTGGCAACGGTACTTGAGCAATTACAAACTGCCATAGATAACAGCCCAATTAAAATTGATCGCAGTGCACAAGAAGATTGGTGGCGACAAGTGATTAGCTGGCGTGAACAAAAATGCCTTAGTTACAACAGCGATGGTGACAAAATAAAACCTCAGGCAGTTATCGAGGCAATATATGAAGCGACCAACGGAGATGCTTATGTCAGCTCTGATGTTGGCCAACATCAAATGTTTGCCGCGCAGTACTATCCATTTAAACACCCTCGTCAGTGGATCAACTCAGGCGGCCTAGGCACTATGGGCTTTGGTTTACCTGCGGCTATGGGGGTTAAGCTGGCTTTTCCTGATAAAGAGTCTTTATGTGTGACTGGAGACGGCTCCATTCAAATGAACATTCAAGAGCTATCAACCTGTTTACAGTATAACTTAGCAGTAAAGGTGATCTCCTTAAATAACCGTTCATTAGGTATGGTAAGACAATGGCAAGACATGATTTATGGCGGTAGGCATTCTTCATCGTATATGGAATCTTTGCCTGATTTCGTAAAGCTTGTTGAAAGCTATGGCCATGTTGGGATCAGAGTAAACACCCTTGATGAGTTACAACCCGCGATAGACAAAGCCATGTCGATAACCGACAGATTGGTATTTTTAGATATTTTAGTAGACGAAAAAGAACATGTTTACCCAATGCAAATTAAGCACGGTGGTATAGACGAAATGTGGTTAAGAAAAGGAGTGAAGGCATAA
- a CDS encoding isocitrate dehydrogenase — MAKQTITVIKGDGIGPSIIDSALEILKAAGCDFDYEFVDAGLAALEKTGELLPQETIDTIAKNKITLKGPLTTPVGEGFTSINVTLRKQFGLYANVRPVKSFAGTKARYDDIDIITIRENTQGMYSGAGQVVSEDGTEAEAKSVITREGAEKIVTFAYELAVREGRKKVTAVHKANILKSTSGLFLKVAREVAERYPEIESTEMIVDATCMKLVMTPEEFDVIVTTNLFGDILSDLCAGLVGGLGMAPGANIGEDAAIFEAVHGSAPDIAGKNLANPTSVILASIQMLEHLNMGDTAERIRSAVADVIKSGDRTTRDLGGSHGTTDFTQSVIDRL, encoded by the coding sequence ATGGCCAAACAAACCATAACAGTGATCAAAGGCGACGGCATCGGCCCAAGCATTATCGACTCAGCACTTGAAATACTAAAAGCCGCAGGATGCGATTTTGATTATGAATTTGTTGACGCTGGCCTAGCTGCGCTTGAAAAAACAGGCGAATTGCTTCCACAAGAAACAATTGACACAATTGCTAAGAATAAAATCACCTTAAAAGGTCCATTAACCACGCCTGTAGGCGAAGGTTTTACATCTATCAACGTAACGCTTCGTAAGCAATTTGGTTTATACGCCAATGTACGTCCAGTTAAATCGTTTGCCGGTACTAAAGCCCGTTACGACGATATTGATATCATCACTATTCGTGAAAACACACAAGGTATGTATTCAGGTGCAGGCCAAGTTGTATCTGAAGATGGTACTGAAGCTGAAGCAAAATCAGTGATCACTCGCGAAGGCGCAGAAAAAATTGTAACGTTCGCATACGAACTTGCTGTGCGCGAAGGTCGTAAAAAAGTAACTGCAGTACATAAAGCAAATATTTTAAAATCAACCTCTGGTTTATTCTTAAAAGTGGCGCGTGAAGTAGCTGAGCGTTACCCTGAAATTGAATCAACTGAAATGATTGTTGATGCAACATGTATGAAGCTTGTAATGACCCCTGAAGAGTTTGACGTGATCGTTACAACGAACTTATTTGGCGATATTTTATCTGACTTATGTGCTGGTTTAGTAGGCGGTTTAGGCATGGCACCTGGTGCAAACATTGGTGAAGATGCTGCTATTTTTGAAGCTGTTCACGGTAGCGCACCTGATATTGCTGGTAAAAACCTTGCAAACCCTACGTCAGTGATTTTAGCCTCTATTCAAATGCTAGAGCATTTAAACATGGGCGATACAGCTGAGCGTATTCGTAGCGCTGTTGCTGATGTGATTAAATCAGGCGACCGTACTACCCGCGATTTAGGCGGCAGCCACGGCACTACTGATTTCACACAATCAGTAATTGACCGTCTGTAA
- a CDS encoding DUF3192 domain-containing protein, with protein MFKKFIRYLILGLGLYALIATSVIMFYKDDPQAMIWQDREAFNKRYIEKLRLEDTFTLNDVLEYLGSPDLTYARRDGEQVWQVVFYRTQHKTSDGITTMDECTGLLFKNGQLIMWGPSAYEKYLEHNDGEI; from the coding sequence ATGTTTAAAAAGTTTATTAGGTATTTAATATTAGGATTAGGTTTATACGCTCTAATAGCTACGTCAGTTATTATGTTCTATAAAGACGATCCACAAGCTATGATTTGGCAAGACAGGGAAGCATTCAATAAACGCTATATCGAAAAATTGCGTTTAGAAGATACCTTTACGCTAAATGATGTGCTTGAATATTTAGGTAGCCCAGATTTAACCTATGCTAGGCGTGATGGCGAGCAAGTATGGCAGGTGGTTTTTTATCGTACCCAACATAAAACCTCAGACGGTATCACCACCATGGATGAATGTACTGGGTTATTATTTAAAAATGGCCAACTAATAATGTGGGGCCCAAGTGCTTATGAAAAATACCTTGAGCATAATGATGGGGAGATTTAA
- the xni gene encoding flap endonuclease Xni, which produces MNPHLLLIDALNLIRRIYAVDANQSHHSDEHMLKACCARVAHACKKLLTTTNATHAIAVFDGDKSWRYHFYKDYKHSRAPMPETLKNALPHFKAAIEETGIVVFEPTNDEADDIIATLAHKAANKQINNTIVSTDKGFLPHLNEHIEVYDYFKKQHLNEEHIEERFAVAQHKLIDFWALAGDKTNDIPGVKGIGVKSAQQLVNQYSSIEEALNDESLNTRLQKKLNEDMDMFVISKQLVSLRTDIHLGFSLKQLRLN; this is translated from the coding sequence TTGAATCCCCATTTACTCCTTATTGATGCGCTTAATTTAATTAGGCGCATTTATGCTGTTGATGCAAACCAAAGCCATCACAGCGACGAGCACATGTTAAAAGCCTGCTGTGCTCGGGTTGCACATGCATGCAAAAAACTTTTAACGACCACCAATGCAACCCATGCAATTGCGGTTTTTGATGGTGACAAAAGCTGGCGTTACCACTTTTATAAAGACTACAAACATTCGCGTGCACCTATGCCAGAGACCCTAAAAAACGCGTTACCCCATTTTAAAGCGGCCATTGAAGAAACCGGTATAGTGGTATTTGAACCGACTAACGATGAAGCCGACGATATTATTGCGACTTTAGCGCATAAAGCGGCTAATAAACAGATAAACAATACCATTGTCTCTACTGATAAAGGCTTTTTGCCTCATTTGAATGAGCATATTGAAGTATACGATTACTTTAAAAAGCAACACCTCAATGAAGAACACATTGAAGAGCGCTTTGCTGTCGCTCAACATAAACTCATCGACTTTTGGGCACTCGCAGGCGATAAAACCAACGACATTCCTGGTGTTAAAGGTATTGGTGTTAAATCCGCGCAGCAATTGGTTAATCAATATAGCTCTATTGAAGAAGCGCTAAATGATGAATCGTTAAATACGCGGCTACAAAAAAAGCTTAATGAAGATATGGATATGTTTGTTATTTCTAAGCAATTGGTGAGTTTGCGTACAGATATCCATTTAGGCTTTAGTTTAAAGCAGTTAAGGCTTAATTAG